GGCACAACCTGCTGGAACGGCTGAGATCGGGCGGCCCGCGCTTCCCCGGCATCGTGGGCTTCGACGACACCGTGCTCCCCCATCTGGAGCGGGCGCTGCTGGCCGGTCACGACATGGTGCTGCTCGGCGAACGCGGCCAGGGCAAGACCCGGCTGATCCGCACGCTGGTCGGGCTGCTGGACACCTGGACCCCGGTGGTCGCCGGCTGCGAGATCAACGACCACCCGTACGGCCCGGTCTGCGTGCGCTGCCGGCGGCTGGCCGCCGAGCTGGGCGACGGGCTGCCGGTCACCTGGCGGCACCGGGACGAGCGGTTCGGCGAGAAGCTGGCCACCCCCGACACCAGCGTGGGCGACCTGATCGGCGACGTCGACCCGATCAAGGTGGCCGAGGGCCGCACGCTCGGCGACCCGGAGACGGTCCACTTCGGCCTGGTGCCGCGCACCAACCGGGGGATCTTCTCCATCAACGAGCTGCCCGACCTGGCGGAGCGGATCCAGGTGGCGCTGCTGAACGTGCTGGAGGAGCGGGACGTCCAGATCCGCGGCTACGCGCTGCGGCTGCCGCTGGACGTGCTGCTGGTGGCCAGCGCCAACCCCGAGGACTACACCAACCGGGGCCGGATCATCACGCCCCTCAAGGACCGGTTCGGCGCCGAGATCCGCACCCACTATCCGCTGGAGCTGGACGCCGAGCTGGAGCTGATCCGCCAGGAGGCGGAGGTCGCCGAGCTGGGCGCCGAGGTGCCCGACCACCTGCTGGAGGTCATGGCCCGGTTCACCCGGCTGGTCCGCGACTCCAACGCGGTGGACTCCCGCTCGGGCGTGTCGGCCCGGTTCGCCATCGCGGGCGCGGAGACGATCGCCGCGGGGGCCGTCCGCCGGGCCGCCCTGACCGGCGAGGAGCAGCCGGTGGCGCGGGTCTGCGACCTGCCCGCCGTGGTGCCGACGCTGATGGGCAAGGTGGAGTTCGAGGTCAGCGAGGAGGGCCGCGAGCAGGAGGTGCTGGAGCACCTGCTGCGCCGGGCCACCGCCGAGACCTACCGCCGCACGCTGGGCGCCGCCGACCTGAGCGGGCTGCTCGACAAGTTCGACGCGGGCGAGAGCGTGGAGTCCGGGGAGCTGGTCCCGGCCGCCGAGCTGCTCCGCCGCATCGGGCGGGTCCCGGGGCTGGCCAAGCTCGTCCAGCGGCTGGGGATGTCCGGTGAGTCGCCCGGCCAGGCCGCCGCCGCGCTGGAGTTCGCGTTGGAGGGCCTGTTCCTGACCCGCAGGCTGTCCAAGGACTCCGGGACGTACCGGACGTGACCACGATGAGCACGCGATGAGCGGATACCGGTACGGGGCGTACGAGGACGGGCCCGACCCGCTCGCCCCCCCGTACGACATCCGTTCGGCGCTGGACGCCATGGGCGACTCGGTGCTGGAGGGCACCGGTCCGGGCGACGCGCTGCGGGAGCTGCTGCGCCGCGGGCTCCCGGGCGACCGCGACGCGCAGGGCCGGCGGGGCCTGGACGACCTGCTCCGGCAGGTCCGCGAACGGCGTCGGGCGCTGCGCGACCGGGGTCGGCTCGACGGCACGCTGGAGCAGGCGCGGGCCCTGCTGGACACCGCGATCGGGCAGGAGCGCGCCGAGCTGTTCCCCGACCCGTCCGATGAGGCGCGGCTGCGCGAGGCGGAGCTGGACACGCTGCCCGACGACACCGCCCAGGCCATCCGGCGGCTCTCGGATTACGGCTGGCGGTCGGACGCCGCCCGCGCCACCTTCGAGCAGCTCAAGGACCTGCTGCGGCGTGACGTGCTGGACGCCCAGTTCCAGGGCATGAGGGACGCGTTGGCCGACCCCGATCCGCGGGCGATGGAGCGGGTCAAGGACATGATGGCCGCGCTCAACGCGATGCTCGACGCCGACGCCCGCGGCGAGCACACCCAGGACGACTTCGACGCGTTCATGCGCGAGTACGGGGACCTGTTCCCCGACCGGCCCCGCGACCTGGAGGAGCTGGTCGACGCGCTGGCCCGGCGGGCGGCCGCGATGGACCGGCTGATGGCCTCGCTGTCCCCCGAGCAGCGCGAAGAGTTGGCCGGGCTGATGGCGCAGGCGATGGAGAACGCCGGGCTGGCCATGGAGATGACCCGCCTCGGCGACGCGCTGCGCACCCGCCGTCCCGACCTGGGCTGGGGCGTCCCGGAGCGGATGACCGGCGACGACCCCCTCGGTGTCGGCGACGCCACCACCGCGCTCGCCGAGCTGGCCGACCTCGCCGAGTTGGAGGCGGCGCTCTCCCAGGACTACCCCGGCGCCCGCCTCGACGACATCGACGAGGAGGCGGTCCGCCGGGCCCTCGGCCGCCGGGCGGTCGACGACCTGGCCGAGCTGCGCCGGATCGAGGCCGAGCTGGAACGCCAGGGCTACCTGCAACGCAAGGGCGGCACCCTGCACCTCACCCCGAAGGCCGTCCGCCGGCTGGGCGAGACCGCGCTCCGTCGGGTGTTCGCCCACCTTGACGGGGGCCGGCGGGGCGACCACGACCGGCGCGACGCCGGCCAGGCGGGCGAGCTGACCGGCTCGTCCCGCGAGTGGCGGTTCGGCGACGAGCAGCCCCTCGACGTCGTCCGCACCCTGCAGAACGGGATCCGTCGCGGCGGCGCTCCGGTGCGCCTGTCCGTCGAAGACTTCGAGGTGCTCGAGACCGAGCGGCGGACGGCGGCGGCCGTGTGCCTGCTGGTGGACCTGTCGTACTCGATGGTGCTGCGCGGCACGTGGGGCGCCGCCAAGCAGACCGCGCTGGCCCTGCACTCCCTGGTGACCGGCAAGTATCCGCAGGACGCCATCCAGATCATCGGGTTCTCCAACTACGCCCGGGAGCTGCACCCCACCGAGATGGCGGGGCTGGACTGGGACATGGTGCAGGGCACCAACCTGCACCACGCGCTGCTGATCGCCGGGCGGCATCTGGACCGGCATCCGGACTTCGAGCCGATCGTGCTGGTCGTCACCGACGGGGAGCCGACCGCGCATCTGCGGCCCGACGGTCGGTCCTTGTTCGACTACCCGCCCTCGCACGACACGCTGGTGCTGACGCTGGCCGAGATCGACAAGATGACCCGGCGGGGCGCCACCCTGAACGTGTTCATGCTGGCCGACGACCGGCGGCTGGTGTCGTTCGTGGAGGAGGTCGCCCGCCGCAACGGGGGCCGGGTGTTCGCTCCCGAGGACGGCCGCCTCGGCGAGTACGTGGTCAGCGACTTCCTGCGGATGCGCCGGGGACGCCGCTGAGGGACCCCGGGGGTCCTGGTCTAGGGTCGAGGGCATGTCGAGCTCCGACCGGATGTTGCTCATCCTGCACGTGGGTTTCGCGATCTTCACCCTGGGCCCGCTGACCACCGCGACCTCGGTCACCCCGCGCTACATCCGGCGCGGCGACGTGACGATCCTGCGTTATCTGCACCGCACCACCCGGGTCTACGGGCTGGGGGCGTTGGGGATCTTCCTGTTCGGGATGTTCCTGGCCGACGGCGACTTCGCCCGGGTGTGGCTGTCGGCGTCCATGACCCTGTTCCTGGTGGCGTTGGTGCTGCTGATGCTGGTGGAACGGGATCAGCGCCGCGCGATCCACCTGCTCGAGGTCGCCGCCGCCGAACGCACGGAGGCCACCGCGCAAGGGGCCGAGCAGCCGGGGAACACGGAGATCGCCCAGGTCGAGCGGGGCCGGATCGCCGCGTTGTCGGGTGTGGTCGCGCTGATCTGGGTGGTCATCCTGATCCTGATGGTCTGGAACGGCTGACCGTCAGCCCCGAACGACCTCGTCCATCCAGCGGACCACGGAGTCGAAGGTGACCGTGTCGTCCAGCAGCGCGCCACCATGGTCTTTGCCGGGCACGGTGTTCACCGTCGCCGGCACGCCCGCGGCGCCCAGGACGGCGGCCAGCACGGTGCCGTGCGCGGGGGGGACGAACTCGCCGCGGCTGTGGATCAGCAGCATCGGCGGGTCGCCCGGCCCGGCGTGGGTGGCGGCGGAGGCGTCGTTCAGCCGCTCCCGGCAGACGGGGCCGTCGGTGGCCGGGTCGCAGCCGAGGAGCATCTGCACCGCCTGCCGCAGGCTGCGCCGCGAACGGTCGGCGCCCAAGACGCCGCCGTCCTGGTAGGCCCGCTGCGGGGACACCACGGGCGACAGCGCCACGACACCCCTGACCTCGGCCGCACCGGTGCCGTACGTGCCGAGCTGGGTGGCCAGGTGACCGCCTGCGGAGGAGCCCATGACGACGATGCGGTTCGGGTCGAGGTTCCACAGGCGGGCGTTGCGCTTGATGTACGCCAGGGCGTTCTGGCTGTCCTCACGCTGGGCCGGCCACCGGGCGGTCTGCGCCAGGCGGTAGTTCGCCGAGAAGACGACGTAGCCCAGGGTGGTCAACCGGCGGGCGGTGTACCTCCAGCCGCTCTTGTCGCCGCGCCGCCAGGAGCCGCCGTGCAGGAGGAGGACGCCGGGCCTGGGCGAGGTCGTGCGCTCGCGCGAGGCGGCCGGGGCGCGCCAGTACGCGTCGAGCACCTGACGATCGTCGTCGCCGTAGGCGTAGGTGTCGGAACGGGGAGGCGCCGGGGTCACCATGACGGCGCTCGCGGACACGCCGGGACCGCCCGACGACCGCGGAGCGGCCCCGTCGCCGGGGACGGGCTCCGTCAGCGCCTCGGCCGGGGCGATGACGCCGACCAGCGTGACCGCCGCCGCGGCGGCGGCTCCGAACATCAGTACCGTGCGCACCAATGCCACCTCCAAGAGGAATTTAGCGCAAACCGGCGGGGGCTTCGGCGGATTGGATCTTGTGTATCCGCTCCGTTCACCCGCCCGTCGATCAGCCGAGCGCCTGCCGTAGATCGGACAGCAGGTCATCGACGCTCTCGATGCCGACCGAGAGTCGGACCAGATCGCCGGGGACCTCCAGCGGGGAGCCGGCCGCCGACGCGTGCGTCATCCGCCCGGGGTGCTCGATCAGCGACTCCACACCGCCGAGCGACTCGCCGAGGGTGAACAGTCGGGTGCGTTCGCACACCCGGACCGCCGCCTCCTCGGAGGCCAGCCGGAACGACACCATCCCGCCGAACGCCGCCATCTGCTTGGCGGCGGTCTCGTGCCCCGGATGGCCGGGCAGCCCCGGGTACAGCACCGACCGGACGGCCGGATGCGCGGTGAGCAGGTCGACCACGGCCGTGGCGTTGGCGCAGTGCCGGTCCATCCGCACGCCCAGCGTCTTGATCCCCCGCAGCGTCAGCCAGGCGTCGAACGGGCCCGCCACCGCGCCCATGGCGTTCTGGTGGAAGGCCAGTCGCTCCCCCAGCCCCGCGTCGGCGGCCACCAGCGCGCCGCCGACCACGTCGGAGTGGCCGCCGAGGTACTTGGTGGTGGAGTGCACGACCACGTCCGCGCCGAGCGTCAGGGGACGCTGCAGGTACGGGGAGGCGAAGGTGTTGTCCACGACCAGCAGGGCCCCGGCGTCGCGCGCGACGGCGGCCAGCGCCTCGATGTCGGCGATGCCGAGCAACGGGTTGGTGGGCGTCTCCACCCAGATCGCCCTGGTGTCCGGGCGGATCGCCGCCCGGACGGCGTCCGGATCGCCCAGCGGAACGGGGTCGTGGACCACGCCCCACTGCTCGTACACCTTGGCGAAGAGCCGGTAGGTGCCGCCGTAGGCGTCATTGGGGACCACCACGTGGTCGCCGGGCCGGCAGATCGTACGCAGCAAGGCGTCCTCGGCCGCCAGACCGGAGGCGAAGGCCAGGCCCCGGGCGCCGCCCTCCAGGGCCGCCAGGCACTCTTCGAGGGCCGTGCGCGTTGGATTGGCGGAGCGACTGTACTCGTAACCGCCTCTGAGCCCGCCCACGCCGTCCTGCTTGTACGTGGAGACCTGATAGATCGGGGGGACCACCGCACCGGTGGCGGCGTCGGGTTCCTGCCCCGCATGGATGGCCAGCGTCTCGAAGCCGTGCCGAACGTCGTCGTCCATGAAACACGAGGTTAGTGGCCCTGTCCCCCTCCTGGAGGAGGAGACGCTCCCTCGGAGGTATCACCTGGGATTTCCCCGTGTGGACCGACTCATGTTGGGAACTCGATCCGTACCGTTCTGTAGGTAATCGTCATGCTCCCACTGAGAAAGGCGCGGGGATGTTCGCTGCACTGGCACGCGTCGTCGTGAGACACCCGTGGTGGACGATCTTGGCGTGGGTGGTCGCGGCAGTGGCCATCATCGCGCTCTCGCCGTCCCTACAGACCAACGCCGACCAAGGCGATTTCCTACCCAAGGAGTACGAGTCGGTCCAGGCGGCCAAGCTGGCGGAGAAGTCCTTCCCGCAGACCGCCGACACGACCGCGCTGATCGTCTTCAAGCGCAAGGACGGCGGCAAGATCGAGGCCGCCGACAGCGCCACCGTCCAGCGGATCGCCGACAACCTGCAGGCCAAGCGCTACCCGAGCGTGCAGGGCGTGATCGCCGGTCCGGACTCGGTGGCGCCCAACAAGTCGGTGCAGATCGTCAGTATCCCGATGAAGGGGCTGAGCGCCGACGACCAGACGAAGCAGAGCGACGCGATCAAGGACATCCGCAAGCGGCTCCCGACGGAGCTGGGCGGCGCCCCGCTGACGGCCAAGGTCGGCGGCGACCCGGCGGCCTGGCTGGACAACGAGGACTCCTTCACGCAGTCCTTCGCGATCATCTCCATCGCCACGTTCGTCCTGATCATCGGCCTGATCCTGCTGATCTTCCGGGCCCCGCTGGCGGCGGTGCTGCCGATCCTGATCGTCGCCGTCACCGAGGCGGTGGCGATGGGGTTGATCGGCACGGTCTCGAGACTGCTGGACTTCTCCGGTGACGACAGTCTCCAGATCATCCTCACCATCGTGATGTTCGGCGTCGGCGCCGACTACTACCTGTTCATCCTGTTCCGCTACCGGGAGCGACTGCGGGCGGGCGAGGACCGCAAGGTCGCGCTGATCTCGGCGATGGAACGGGTCGGCGAGGTCATCACCTCCGCGGCGGCCGCCATCGCGGCGACCTTCCTGGTGCTGATGCTCGCCAAGTTCGAGCTGTTCGCCGCCTGGGGCCCCTCGCTGGCGGTCGGCGTGCTGGTCATGGGCGTCACCTCGCTGACCCTGATGCCGGCCCTGCTGTCGCTGATCGGGACGGCCGTGTTCTGGCCGTCCAAGGCCTGGAAGAACCAGCCGAAGGGCACCTCCGCGGCCAAGCTGGGCAACCTGGTCGGCCGCCGCCCGGCGCTGATGGCGATCGCGTCCACCGGGGTGCTCGTGCTGCTGGCGCTGGGCACGTTCTCCTTCAAGGCGGACTACGACTTCCAGTCCAGCTTCCCGCAGGACACCGAGTCGGCCCAGGCCATCAAGGAGATGCAGACCGGCTTCCCGGCGGGGCAGTTGCGTCCGGTGCAGGTCTACCTCTCCTCCGCCGACGGGGCCAAGGTCCCCGACGCCAAGATCGCCGAGTTCCGGAAGGCCGCCGAGGACCTGCCGGGCGTCGGCGGGGTCGGCCCGGCCCAGCCGCCGGCCGGCGGCCCGGTGGTGCAGGTCGACCTGGTCCTCAAGGGCAACCCGGTCGACAACAAGGCCATCAACCTGGTCAAGAACGATCTCCGACCGGCCGTCCACAAGGCCGCGCCGGACGGCACCAAGGTGCTGGTCGGCGGTGAGACCGCGATCTACGGCGACATCAACAAGGTCGTCAACCGGGACCTGTCGGTGATCCTGCCGGTCGCCGGTGTGCTGATCGCGCTGATCCTGCTCCTGCTGCTGAGGTCGGTGGTCGCCCCGCTGTACCTGGTCCCGGCGGTGCTGCTCGGCTTCGCCGCGACCCTGGGCGCCGCGGTGTACGTCTTCCAGGGCGCGCTGGGCGAACCGGGCGAGATCTTCCACCTGCCGATCATGTTGTACCTGTTCGTGCTGGCCATCGGGACCGACTACAACATCCTGATGACCGCACGGCTGCGGGAGGAGGCCAAGGAGGGCCACGAGCCGCGCAAGGCCGCCGCGCTGGCGGTCGAGCACGGCGGTCCGACCGTCGCCGCGGCCGGTCTGATCCTGGCCGGGACGTTCTCGGTGATGCTGCTGGCCAAGGTGTCGATGCTGCAGCAGATGGGCTTCTCCATCGCGCTGGGGATCGCGCTGTCGGCCTTCGTGATGTCCATCTTCCTGGTCCCGGGCATCACCGCGCTGCTGGGCCACAAGGCCTGGTGGCCGGGACACGGCGACGAACCCAAGGGTGGGCACCGTCCGCCGTCGCCCGGAGGCGAGCACCTCTCCCCGGAGAGGGCCGGCCACCGGTAGAGACGTTGGGCCGCGGCCATCACGAGCCGCCCACGCCGGCCGCGGCCCAACACCCCCATGAAGGAACGAGGGGCCCGCTCCACGAGCGGGCCCCTCGGCCTTCGTCCAGGTGCGGCTACGCGCCGAGGTCGGTGAGGAGCCCGGTGAACGAGTCGGCCCAGGGGACGTTCCCGCCGCCGTCGTTCCACGGATGGTCGTCGTGACCGTCGACGACGACGCCGAACCTCGCGTCATCGGCGTCGCAGCACAGGGTGATGACGTGCTTGTCGCCGTAGGAGCCGATGGTCAGCCAGAGCCCCGACTCCACCGGCCTGTGCTCGGCGAACAGGCCGGAGTCCTGGGCGGTCTGCGACGCGACGGTCGCGGGCCCGAACAGGTACAGGCCGTACTCGTCCCCACGCCGACGGGTGCCCCCGGCGAGCGCGAGGAACCTCAGGAGGTCGGCGGGCATCCGGACGCGGGTCGCGGCGTCCTCGACACCCAGCCCGGCGAACAGCCCGACGAGGCGCTCGTACAGCCCCGCCAGGGCCGCCGGCCCGGAGTCCTGGGGGTCGACGAGGGGGAAGTCCCCGACGATCGCCTCCCAGGCCGTCTCCAGGCGGTCGTCGTCGGTCACGCGTCGTTCCCCTCAGACCGTGGCGGCGAGGAAGGTGAGGAGGTCCTGGCGGGTGATGAGGCCGGTGGGCTTGCCGTCGTCGAGGACGACGGCCGCGCCGGACTTCTCCAGGACGCCGACGGCCTTGCTGACCGGGTCGCCTCCGCCGACCTGGGGCAGCGGCTCGGCCATGTGCCCCTCGACGCGGTCGGCGAGACGGGCCCGGCCGTGCACCAACGCGGTGAGCAGGTCGGTCTCCCGGATGGCGCCGACCACCTCGGCGGCCATCACCGGGGGCTCCTCCTTCATCACCGGAAGCTGGGACACCCCGTACTCGCGCATCACGGAGATCGCCGTCTCGACGGTCTCGTAGGGGTGGACGTGGACGAACTGGGGCAGCCCCGAGTTCTTGCGGGCCAGCACCTCGCGGACGCGGACCTCCTCCGTGGGGGCCGACAGGAACCCGTAGCTGGCCATCCAGTCGTCGTTGAAGATCTTGGAGAGGTAGCCCCGGCCGCCGTCCGGGAGCAGCACCACCACGACGTCCTCGGGCCCGGCGCGTTCGGCGACCCGCAGGGCGGCCACCACCGCCATCCCGCAGGAGCCGCCGACCAGCATCGCCTCCTCGCGGGCCAGCCGGCGGGTCATGGTGAAGGAGTCCTTGTCGGACACCGCGATGATCTCGTCGCAGACGTCCCGGTCGTAGGTCTCCGGCCAGATGTCCTCGCCGACACCCTCCACCAGGTAGGGGCGTCCGGTGCCGCCGGAGTAGACCGAGCCCTCCGGGTCCGCGCCGATGATCTTCACCCGGCCGTCGGAGACCTCCTTGAGGTAACGGCCGGTGCCGCTGATGGTGCCGCCGGTGCCGATCCCCGTCACGAAGTGGGTGATCCGGCCCTCGGTCTGCTCCCACAGCTCGGGCCCGGTGGTCTCGTAGTGGGAGCGCGGGTTGTTCGGGTTGGCGTACTGGTCGGGCTTCCAGGCGTCCGGGATCTCCCGGGCCAGCCGATCCGACACCGAGTAGTACGAGTCCGGGTGGTCCGGGGACACGGCGGTCGGGCAGACCACCACCTCGGCGCCGTAGGCCCGCAGCACGTCGATCTTGTCCTGGGCGACCTTGTCGGGGCAGATGAAGACGCAGCGGTAGCCGCGCTCCTGGGCCACGATGGCCAGGCCCACCCCGGTGTTGCCGGAGGTCGGCTCGACGATCGTGCCGCCGGGACGCAGCGCGCCGGACGCCTCGGCGGCGTCGATCATCCGGACCGCGATCCGGTCCTTGACCGAGCCGCCGGGATTGAAGTACTCGACCTTGGCCAGGACCTGGGGGGCCAGGCCCTCGGTCACCTTGCGCAGCCGCACGAGCGGGGTGTCGCCCATCAGCTCGGTCAGCGAGTTGTGAACACGCACGATCGACGTCCTTGTCGCAATCAGCGAGGCGGTCGCGAACGAGTGGCCCGTCCGCGTTTCCCCGTGTTTCCACCGCGTGTACTGCGAGGTCGCGGAGCACACGGTCGGATAGATTTCACTACCTGACGGTAGCCGACAACAGGTGGCAGGGGGATCCATACCTCCAGAAGTCGTCACACCGCGTGAGCGCCGGTGCGGCGGGAACGGGTCAGGTGAAGGATGCTGAGAGCGCGGACGGCGCGACGGATCGCGACGGCGGCGGCCTACGGCGGCGGGGGCATCACCGCACTGGGCGGGCTGACGTTCGGGCTGATCGTGGTGGAGGCCCGGCTGGCCCGGCGGATCATCCAGGGCACCCCCAACGGCGACCCCCCTGCGGCCGACGGCCTGTACGGGTCCGCGCTGCCCGGCGAGCCGATCTCGTTCGCGGTGCTGGGCGACTCCACCGCGGCCGGGCTGGGTGTGCACGAGCCGGACGAGACCCCCGCCGCGCTGCTGGCCACCGGACTGTCGGCGATCGCCGGGCGGCCGGTGCGGCTGACCAACGTGGCGCGTTCGGGCTCCCGCAGCGAGATGCTGGACGGCCAGGTCACCCAGGCGCTGACGGCCCGTCCCGACATCGCGGTGGTGATGATCGGGGCCAACGACGTCACCGCCCGCATCTCCCCCGCCGAGTCCGTCCGCCATCTCGACGGCGCCGTGCGGCGACTGCTGGACGCGGGCTCCCAGGTGGTGGTCGGCACCTGCCCGGACCTGGGCTCGGTGAAGCCGCTGATGCAGCCGCTGCGCTGGATCGCCCAGCGGGCCAGCCGCCAGTTGGCCGCCGCGCAGACCATCGCGGCGGTGGAGCGCGGCGCCCGGTCGGTGTCGCTGGGCGACCTGCTGGGTCGGGAGTTCGCCGCCGATCCCCGGGAGATGTTCAGCGAGGATCGTTACCATCCGTCTGCGCGAGGTTACGCATCGGCGGCCATGGCGCTGCTACCGTCGATGGCGTCCGCGCTCGGGCTGGAGCCCGAGCCGGAGCCGGTGTCCGCACGCGGTGTCGGCGTCCTGCCGGTGTACCTGGCCGCGGCCGAGGCCGCCGAGGAGCCCGGCACGGAGGTGGCGGGCACCCGGGTCGCGGGCCGTGAGCGCGGGCCCCGGGGCCGCTGGGCCACCCTGTTGCGGCGGCGCGGCGCCCCGGCCGGCCCCGACGCCGATCCGGGCCACGGCCCGACGGCCGGGGTGGCGCCGGGCACCGCCTGACCGACGTCCGCACCCGACCTCCTCGCACCCGATCCCGCAAGCTTCTCCTCGCACCCCCAGGAGTCAGCCCATGGTTCTGCACGCCTCCAGGCGACTACTTTCCGCATCCACTCCCGTACACATCGCCATCACGGCGGTGATGCTGGGCGCCGCGGGATGTTCGGGCGGGCCCGGCGCGCCCGCCGCCGAGGCGGCGCCGGGGTGGTCGGACTCGACGGTGAACGCGGTGAGCCGCCCGGTGAGCGCGAGCGGGTTCGCGGCGGTGACGGGGCTGCGCCCCGACGGGCAGTTGGAGACCGCCGTGTACGACCTGGCGGCGGGGAAGCGCCGCTGGTCGCGGCCGTCCACGATGGCGGGACGGCTGCCGGGGATGGGCGTGCAGCCGCCGGCGGTGTTCGGGCCGGCCAGGGCCCCGGTGGTGGCCTCGGTGGAGCCGCGGAAGGTCGGGCGGTGGCGGGCCATGCTGGTCGCCCGGGACGCCCGGACGGGGGCGCAGCGGTGGACGCGCCCGGTGGACTCCACGTTCGGCCCCGTGCGCTGCGGGATCCATGTCTGCATGTCGGAGTTCACCGCGCGGCCGGGCGCCCGCTTCGTCGCCCTGGACTCCGCGACCGGCCGCCCGCTGTGGCGGATGCCGGGGATCGCCGAGGTCGAGTGGTCCGACGAACGGCGCGTGGTCGTCTTCCGGATGGCGCAGCACCCCGTGCTGGAGAGCCGCGACCTGCGCACCGGCCGGACGCTGTGGTCCTTCCCGGTGGAGCGCGCGGTGGGCCCGGGGGTCGATCTGTCCGGCGGCTGGGCGTTCACCTCCCTCGGCGAGACGCTGGTGGGCTACCTGGGCCCGTACCAGAGGCGCCGGGGCAGGCCGCTGTCGGCGTTCGGGTTCTTCGGCCTGCGGATGTCGGACGGTCGACCGGTGTGGACGCGGCAGCGGCTGCTGCGCGTCTACCCGAGCGCCGGCCCGGCGGTCTCGCTGATGGCCCGGCAGGTGGACACCCGGGGCATGTACGGGGACTTCGCCCAACTCGACCCGCGCACCGGTCGCACCATCGCGCGCGTGCCGGCCGCGAAGGCGCCCCGGACGGCCTGGTGGCTGGCCTTCCCGTCGGACCTGTCCACGCTGGGGTTCCTGTCGCAGGGCAGGCCGGGCACGGCCGTCGACCTGCGGCGCGGCACCGACATCGCCGCCCGGGGCCTGCGCACGTGGTCGTTCTGCACGGTCAATCCCGCCGAGCTGCGGATCCGGGGGCACCGGGGGTTCTTCCCGATCGCGCCGCTGTGCGCGTACGACCTCGGCACCGGCGGCAAGGTGGCGAATCCGGGCCCGCCGCCGGGCTGGTACACCGGCGCGGTGGACGGCTGGCGGGTGTGGCGCGACGAGCAGGGAGCCCTGCGGGCGGTGCGCGACGCCAAGGGCACCAGCCCCGGCATGTACGGCTGATTTATCACCCAACAGCGTAAACAGGCACTTATTAGATGGTGGGCATAATAAGAGACACCCCCGCGTATGACCCGGTGACCGACAGAGGCTAAGTTGCACTCATGACCGGCGAGTAACTCCGGTCGCCGACACGAGGGAGATCGCCATGCCCGAGGCAGTCATCGTCTCGACCGCTCGTTCGCCGATCGGACGCGCGTTCAAGGGTTCGCTGAAGGACATTCGCCCGGACACGCTCACCGCGCAGATGATCACCGCCGCGATGGCCAAGGTGCCGCAGCTCGGCCCCGACCACATCGACGACCTGCTGCTGGGCTGCGGACTGCCCGGCGGGGAGCAGGGCCACAACCTGGGCCGCGTGGTCTCCGTGCTGCTCGGCTGGGACCAGGTGCCCGGCGCGACCATCACCCGGTACTGCTCGTCCTCCCTGCAGACCACCCGGATGGCCCTGCACGCCATCAAGGCCGGCGAGGCCGACGTGATCATCTCGGCCGGTGTCGAGACCGTCAGCCGCTTCATCAACGGCAGCAGCGACGGCATGCCCAACACCGAGAACGACGTCTTCAACGAGGCCAAGGCCCGCACCGCCAAGGCCGCCGAGGGCGGCGCCGGCGTCTGGCACGACCCCCGCCAGGACGGCCGGATCCCCGACGTCTACATCGCGATGGGCCAGACCGCCGAGAACGTGGCGAGCCTGCGCGGCGTCACCCGTGAGGCCCAGGACGAGTTCGGCGTCCGTTCGCAGAACCTGGCCGAGAAGGCGATCGCCAACGGATTCTGGGAGCAGGACATCACCCCGGTGACCCTGCCCGACGGCACCGTGGTGTCCAAGGACGACGGCCCCCGCGCCGGCACCACCCTGGAGAAGGTCAGCCAGCTCCAGC
The DNA window shown above is from Thermomonospora umbrina and carries:
- a CDS encoding sigma 54-interacting transcriptional regulator codes for the protein MTNHASAPADTTVGGLRADGHVQRSVKAEIRHNLLERLRSGGPRFPGIVGFDDTVLPHLERALLAGHDMVLLGERGQGKTRLIRTLVGLLDTWTPVVAGCEINDHPYGPVCVRCRRLAAELGDGLPVTWRHRDERFGEKLATPDTSVGDLIGDVDPIKVAEGRTLGDPETVHFGLVPRTNRGIFSINELPDLAERIQVALLNVLEERDVQIRGYALRLPLDVLLVASANPEDYTNRGRIITPLKDRFGAEIRTHYPLELDAELELIRQEAEVAELGAEVPDHLLEVMARFTRLVRDSNAVDSRSGVSARFAIAGAETIAAGAVRRAALTGEEQPVARVCDLPAVVPTLMGKVEFEVSEEGREQEVLEHLLRRATAETYRRTLGAADLSGLLDKFDAGESVESGELVPAAELLRRIGRVPGLAKLVQRLGMSGESPGQAAAALEFALEGLFLTRRLSKDSGTYRT
- a CDS encoding alpha/beta hydrolase, which produces MRTVLMFGAAAAAAVTLVGVIAPAEALTEPVPGDGAAPRSSGGPGVSASAVMVTPAPPRSDTYAYGDDDRQVLDAYWRAPAASRERTTSPRPGVLLLHGGSWRRGDKSGWRYTARRLTTLGYVVFSANYRLAQTARWPAQREDSQNALAYIKRNARLWNLDPNRIVVMGSSAGGHLATQLGTYGTGAAEVRGVVALSPVVSPQRAYQDGGVLGADRSRRSLRQAVQMLLGCDPATDGPVCRERLNDASAATHAGPGDPPMLLIHSRGEFVPPAHGTVLAAVLGAAGVPATVNTVPGKDHGGALLDDTVTFDSVVRWMDEVVRG
- a CDS encoding cystathionine gamma-synthase — encoded protein: MDDDVRHGFETLAIHAGQEPDAATGAVVPPIYQVSTYKQDGVGGLRGGYEYSRSANPTRTALEECLAALEGGARGLAFASGLAAEDALLRTICRPGDHVVVPNDAYGGTYRLFAKVYEQWGVVHDPVPLGDPDAVRAAIRPDTRAIWVETPTNPLLGIADIEALAAVARDAGALLVVDNTFASPYLQRPLTLGADVVVHSTTKYLGGHSDVVGGALVAADAGLGERLAFHQNAMGAVAGPFDAWLTLRGIKTLGVRMDRHCANATAVVDLLTAHPAVRSVLYPGLPGHPGHETAAKQMAAFGGMVSFRLASEEAAVRVCERTRLFTLGESLGGVESLIEHPGRMTHASAAGSPLEVPGDLVRLSVGIESVDDLLSDLRQALG
- a CDS encoding MMPL family transporter; this encodes MVAAVAIIALSPSLQTNADQGDFLPKEYESVQAAKLAEKSFPQTADTTALIVFKRKDGGKIEAADSATVQRIADNLQAKRYPSVQGVIAGPDSVAPNKSVQIVSIPMKGLSADDQTKQSDAIKDIRKRLPTELGGAPLTAKVGGDPAAWLDNEDSFTQSFAIISIATFVLIIGLILLIFRAPLAAVLPILIVAVTEAVAMGLIGTVSRLLDFSGDDSLQIILTIVMFGVGADYYLFILFRYRERLRAGEDRKVALISAMERVGEVITSAAAAIAATFLVLMLAKFELFAAWGPSLAVGVLVMGVTSLTLMPALLSLIGTAVFWPSKAWKNQPKGTSAAKLGNLVGRRPALMAIASTGVLVLLALGTFSFKADYDFQSSFPQDTESAQAIKEMQTGFPAGQLRPVQVYLSSADGAKVPDAKIAEFRKAAEDLPGVGGVGPAQPPAGGPVVQVDLVLKGNPVDNKAINLVKNDLRPAVHKAAPDGTKVLVGGETAIYGDINKVVNRDLSVILPVAGVLIALILLLLLRSVVAPLYLVPAVLLGFAATLGAAVYVFQGALGEPGEIFHLPIMLYLFVLAIGTDYNILMTARLREEAKEGHEPRKAAALAVEHGGPTVAAAGLILAGTFSVMLLAKVSMLQQMGFSIALGIALSAFVMSIFLVPGITALLGHKAWWPGHGDEPKGGHRPPSPGGEHLSPERAGHR